The Populus trichocarpa isolate Nisqually-1 chromosome 18, P.trichocarpa_v4.1, whole genome shotgun sequence genomic interval CCGTGTTCCAACACATGAAGTGAGTGAACCACACCCATCGTTTTCAGCATCCTCAGCCTCATATGAACAATAACTCTTCAACATATCATCTCCTAAGTCGCTTGCAGTGCCAGTTGCAAAACAAGAAGTATCTCCATCCCGAATACTCATTTCCTTATCAATGTCATCTAATGAACCCTGAATCTTGTAGTTGCCCATCTCTCGAAATGATTCTTCTCTACTAATCGTACCTTGCTTTTCATTTCTATGTCCTTCTTGAGATGAGCTGTCTATCTCAGGAACAACTTCAGCTGGTGGAGTAGCATGTTCCTGAAATAATGGGTTCTGTTCATATGGTTGAATGTTCTCATCGGCTGCAACGAACCCAGGATCCATGAGTATCCTCGCCTGGAAATAAAGTAACAATTAGCTTTTCACAACTTGAAAACTATAGAGAGAAAAACTTCAACTCGTCACCACATCAACATTCACACAGAGCACCAATCTCACCAAAACATTAAGAAATGCCAAAGCAGAGTAGAGATTATGAAGAATGCACGGACCTCAAATGATCATTGAAGTAAGATAAGAAATTCGAATCCCTTTTTTTGCTGAATTTCTTTCTTCCATTCAAACAAAATGCATCAAAGACCATGAAAAACTGATCTAGCCAATTCAAAAGGCAGACCTAAAGCATCAAAGATTTAACATTTACTCGCTAAAAGCAATATTTTATGCATAAATGGATACTGATACAAAAAACACTCGATCTAAAACATTTGTTTACTGCAGCAAGATCCAATACAGACACTACCATAATCAATCAATctccttaaaaaagaaaagaaacccatTATTTACCTGGCCAAAATCAGCCAACTTAAGAACCCCATCGTCAGAAACCAACAAATTACTAGGTTTCAAATCACGATGCACGATCATATTCCGATGACACGCATCAACCCCGCATAAAATCTGAACCATCCATCTCTTAACTTCTCCAACACTAACGCCAACACCATCATCCCTCTTTTCCCCTTGCTTAATAACAGCAGCCAAGTCAGTTCTCAAGAACTCCAAAACAAGCACAGCGTCCTCGTCTTCTCTCCAAAAATACTCGTGCAAAACGACGACGTTTGGACAATTCTGGAGGACCTGCAATGCCTCGATTTCTCTAGATGCAGACTGGTAGTCGTGGATTTCTTTGAGAGCCACTGTGAGATTGTCGGAGTGACGCCTGGCTTTGTACACGTCGGAGTAGGCGCCGGAGCCAATTCGCTCTTGGATTTCGTATTTGGATATGATTTCGGGTCGGGTGTGGATGCTCCAGCTCTTTGCGGGCGGCGGAGATCGGTCCATTATGTGTTTTGTGGCAGGTTTTGATTGGAGTTCttcctttctctcctttttgtCGGAGCTTCGCTGtgttgtttttgggtttatatatataaagtggttttatttttaaataatttttgataaaatcattttttcccacttttttttttagattaagagAGTATTTGGTAacgtggttgtggttgtttttcaaataatttttcatgttaaaatatatatcaatgatattttttttattttttaaaaattatttttgatattagcacatcaaaacgatctaaaacatataaaacatattaaattttaacaaaaaaaaattaaatattttaaaaacatgatttgaacGATGTTcccaaacaaattataaaagataCACTAAATGAGTCtacatgttaattaaaattaaccttttttttaaatgaggaactcctaaatttaaatataaaaaataaataaaaaaaacatatttttttattctatgaaactttaataatataataaactagttatttgactGTGTTTTGTTGCGGGTTGTAAACTTCGTCATGGGTGAACACACTTCTAAGCACAACATCTCTTTAGGAATCACACTTCTAAGTAGTTTATTGACTCGATTGCAAAGGGAACACGCTGGAATTTCAACAGATGACATGGCAGTTGATATGACAGCGGGCACTGATGTGGCATATGAAGTTGACGTTGCAGATGAGACATGGCGAATTGGATCTGACGTGGCTGTTGTGATGGCATGTCTAGTGAGGACTGACATGGCAGTTGTGGCTGGTGTTATAGTCTCATGGAATGTTTGAGAACGCGGCTGCAGCTtcgttcctaaaaaatttaattttttttttattaaaatttaatatagtttgtatgttttggatcgttttgatgtgttaatgttaaaaataatttttaaaaaataaaaaaaaatcattagtatgtattttgacatgaaaatttatttgaaaatcaactGCAACCACATTGTCAAACACACTTTTATAGATAGTGTGGCAAGGGTTAATTAATTTGGCTTGAAAGCCTTATGTGACTTCCTTGTTGCCATTGCCGACGACGATGGTGCAAGGGACGTGGATTTGTGGTTCTTTGTCTGCGTGGGATCGGCGGCGTGAAGGATCTATCGTGGACTCCGTGACCGTTCTGCTGGACCTTCGAGGATGCGGTCTTGGGCTGTTGTGAGATTGAATCACGGTTGTCACAGCTGGTTGAACGAGGCAGTGGCTGTGGCATCGTGGGTGGAAGCGACCGAGTCTATTGTGGTGAGTGGTGGCTCCTGTCAGCTTGTGATGCTGATCAGTTGATTGTTGAAGACAAAGATTTTCTGCTTGTGGCATGAGAGATCTGGCCAGTTCTTAaagatgattactttttttattcagCTGTAAATTGAAAGACCGAAgggatttgttat includes:
- the LOC7458774 gene encoding cyclin-dependent kinase F-1 → MDRSPPPAKSWSIHTRPEIISKYEIQERIGSGAYSDVYKARRHSDNLTVALKEIHDYQSASREIEALQVLQNCPNVVVLHEYFWREDEDAVLVLEFLRTDLAAVIKQGEKRDDGVGVSVGEVKRWMVQILCGVDACHRNMIVHRDLKPSNLLVSDDGVLKLADFGQARILMDPGFVAADENIQPYEQNPLFQEHATPPAEVVPEIDSSSQEGHRNEKQGTISREESFREMGNYKIQGSLDDIDKEMSIRDGDTSCFATGTASDLGDDMLKSYCSYEAEDAENDGCGSLTSCVGTRWFRAPELLYGSTDYGLEVDLWSLGCIFAELLTLKPLFPGTSDIDQISRIFSVLGNLTEEVWPGCVKLPDYGTISFAKVENPTGIEACLPNHSPGEISLVKKLVCYDPASRATAMELLHDEYFSKEPLPVPFSDLWVPSTSSGQDEDSPGLWHDYNDRESDSDFDDFGPMSVKTTSDGFSIQFS